From Camelus dromedarius isolate mCamDro1 chromosome 2, mCamDro1.pat, whole genome shotgun sequence, one genomic window encodes:
- the IL12A gene encoding interleukin-12 subunit alpha isoform X2: MCPPRSLFLMATLVFLIHLDHLSLARSLPTTTAGPGMFQCLSHSQNLLRAVSDTLQKARQTLEFYSCTSEEIDHEDITKDKTSTVEACLPLELATNESCLASRETSLITHGSCLASGKTPFMTTLCLSSIYEDLKMYHMEFQAMNAKLLMDPKRQIFLDQNMLVAIAELMQALNVSSETVPQKPSLEEPDFYKTKIKLCILLHAFRIRAVTIDRMMSYLNSS; the protein is encoded by the exons ATGTGCCCACCGCGCA GCCTCTTCCTCATGGCCACCCTGGTCTTCCTAATTCACCTGGACCACCTCAGTTTGGCCAGGAGCCTCCCCACAACCACAGCGGGCCCAGGAATGTTCCAGTGCCTCAGCCACTCCCAAAACCTGCTCAGGGCCGTCAGCGACACGCTTCAGAAG GCCAGACAAACCCTAGAATTTTACTCTTGCACTTCTGAAGAGATTGACCATGAAGATATCACCAAAGATAAAACCAGCACAGTGGAGGCCTGCTTACCACTGGAATTAGCCACG aaTGAGAGTTGCCTGGCTTCCAGAGAGACCTCTTTAATAACT catGGGAGTTGCCTGGCTTCCGGAAAGACCCCTTTTATGACG ACCCTGTGCCTTAGCAGCATCTATGAGGACTTGAAGATGTACCATATGGAGTTCCAGGCCATGAATGCAAAGCTTCTGATGGACCCTAAGAGGCAGATCTTTCTGGATCAGAACATGCTGGTAGCCATTGCTGAGCTGATGCAG GCCCTGAATGTCAGCAGTGAGACTGTGCCACAGAAACCCTCCCTGGAAGAGCCGGATTTTTATAAGACCAAAATCAAGCTCTGCATACTTCTTCATGCCTTCAGAATTCGTGCAGTGACCATCGACAGAATGATGAGCTATCTGAATTCTTCCTAG
- the IL12A gene encoding interleukin-12 subunit alpha isoform X1, whose product MLKEVGKGLRDFGAQKWMSGNGQNRWKVEAGQFSLPLDSLPGLFLMATLVFLIHLDHLSLARSLPTTTAGPGMFQCLSHSQNLLRAVSDTLQKARQTLEFYSCTSEEIDHEDITKDKTSTVEACLPLELATNESCLASRETSLITHGSCLASGKTPFMTTLCLSSIYEDLKMYHMEFQAMNAKLLMDPKRQIFLDQNMLVAIAELMQALNVSSETVPQKPSLEEPDFYKTKIKLCILLHAFRIRAVTIDRMMSYLNSS is encoded by the exons ATGTTGAAGGAGGTTGGAAAGGGGTTGAGGGATTTTGGTGCCCAGAAGTGGATGAGTGGAAATGGCCAGAACAGATGGAAGGTAGAGGCAGGCCAGTTCAGCCTGCCCCTTGATTCCCTTCCAGGCCTCTTCCTCATGGCCACCCTGGTCTTCCTAATTCACCTGGACCACCTCAGTTTGGCCAGGAGCCTCCCCACAACCACAGCGGGCCCAGGAATGTTCCAGTGCCTCAGCCACTCCCAAAACCTGCTCAGGGCCGTCAGCGACACGCTTCAGAAG GCCAGACAAACCCTAGAATTTTACTCTTGCACTTCTGAAGAGATTGACCATGAAGATATCACCAAAGATAAAACCAGCACAGTGGAGGCCTGCTTACCACTGGAATTAGCCACG aaTGAGAGTTGCCTGGCTTCCAGAGAGACCTCTTTAATAACT catGGGAGTTGCCTGGCTTCCGGAAAGACCCCTTTTATGACG ACCCTGTGCCTTAGCAGCATCTATGAGGACTTGAAGATGTACCATATGGAGTTCCAGGCCATGAATGCAAAGCTTCTGATGGACCCTAAGAGGCAGATCTTTCTGGATCAGAACATGCTGGTAGCCATTGCTGAGCTGATGCAG GCCCTGAATGTCAGCAGTGAGACTGTGCCACAGAAACCCTCCCTGGAAGAGCCGGATTTTTATAAGACCAAAATCAAGCTCTGCATACTTCTTCATGCCTTCAGAATTCGTGCAGTGACCATCGACAGAATGATGAGCTATCTGAATTCTTCCTAG